In the genome of Ptychodera flava strain L36383 chromosome 13, AS_Pfla_20210202, whole genome shotgun sequence, one region contains:
- the LOC139147345 gene encoding fibroblast growth factor receptor 3-like: MLSPFLHSHTGEPKYILTEYASNGDLKNYLISLTLLSTGSETVLIKVARDIAKALSFMFTKGVMHKDIAARNVFLTKDFTAKIGDFGLGRDVYERLGSDYHSLIWVNQNCRFPVRWMPPEFLVEGRFSLEGDRWSYGILLWEIGSLGGSPMMDVAVENLLEYLQQGNRPIKPEGCTHRAYQIMQRCWHEDRYKRPTPDQLIAEFEYMLRTQVNISQRFFTEAFKERFSNRTSDQYSSMDELNDLND, translated from the exons ATGTTATCTCCTTTCTTGCATTCACATACTGGAG AGCCAAAATACATACTGACAGAATATGCATCCAATGGGGATCTGAAGAATTACCTTATATCGCTGACATTACTCAGCACAGGAAGTGAAACAGTATTGATAAAAGTTGCCAGAGACATTGCCAAGGCACTGTCATTCATGTTCACCAAAGGTGTAATGCACAAAGATATCGCTGCTCGTAATGTGTTCCTGACGAAAGATTTCACAGCCAAGATTGGAGATTTTGGACTTGGACGAGATGTTTACGAAAGACTTGGGAGTGATTATCATTCACTTATCTGG GTAaatcaaaattgtcgatttcCTGTACGATGGATGCCTCCAGAGTTTCTCGTCGAGGGAAGGTTTTCACTTGAAGGAGACCG ATGGTCATACGGAATACTACTCTGGGAAATAGGTTCGCTTG GCGGTTCTCCTATGATGGATGTTGCAGTTGAAAATTTACTTGAGTATCTACAACAAGGCAATAGACCAATAAAACCAGAGGGGTGTACGCACAGAGC ATATCAAATCATGCAGCGCTGTTGGCATGAAGACAGGTACAAGCGCCCAACACCAGACCAACTAATAGCTGAGTTCGAATATATGTTAAGAACACAAGTGAACATATCTCAA AGATTCTTCACTGAAGCATTTAAAGAGAGATTTAGCAATAGGACGAGTGACCAATATAGTAGCATGGATGAGCTGAATGATCTGAATGACTAG
- the LOC139146984 gene encoding uncharacterized protein: MVRQGVCYLEMRVLCLSCLITLFCIASPKPVEDEANLNFEVTIPESSKPGKEIFNFQDSLGDNVHTFQILSGNKDDRFKISPNGTLVTKGFLDCDIVAHYKLNISFMEDSRQSEAMLGVNLLNESDWPPYYNSTCETPVYTGPPTDPAGYLLFDCIIGEAKLRTYDFEFLDIIFAADTNNGHCGGDLFLDLFDPFDILCDLNYKFKQLEGPPIPQPKVKIYNDRNTFPRNFSNDPSLLGDCIGELHLQHYSTSAPVGWLISVVPETMIRLKILHFNEERVGSYKCSVTDQDGAEYTAEATVTYADIQAPNITNCPMDQTVLAEVDSNSAIVSWTNPTIIDNSGQPVLLESTRESGERFSIGNYDIFMWAWDQSNNTALCNFSVIVAGLEENGGTKYLPVYVWSMILTSMVVIILILLVYIAKKQWPYVSVDGNDREFEDYLQEHLPKEAFAWNVERKALKILEDEPIGVGEYGRVYKARLRINGRERVVAAKTLCESGSKFS, encoded by the exons ATGGTCCGGCAAGGAGTGTGTTACCTGGAGATGCGAGTTTTGTGTTTAAGCTGCCTTATCACATTATTCTGCATTG CCTCTCCAAAGCCAGTTGAAGACGAAGCTAACCTTAACTTCGAAGTCACGATACCGGAG AGCTCAAAGCCTGGCaaggaaatatttaattttcaagACAGTTTGGGAGACAACGTCCATACGTTCCAGATTCTGTCAGGAAACAAG GACGACAGGTTCAAGATAAGTCCCAACGGCACTTTGGTCACAAAAGGTTTTTTAGACTGTGATATAGTCGCTCATTACAAGCTTAACATTTCATTCATG GAAGATTCACGACAAAGTGAAGCGATGTTGGGAGTGAATCTCCTAAACGAGAGTGACTGGCCACCATATTACAACTCAACGTGTGAAACGCCAGTGTATACGGGCCCTCCCACAGACCCT gcCGGTTATCTCTTGTTCGATTGTATCATTGGCGAAGCGAAACTTCGTACGtacgattttgaatttttggataTAATCTTTGCAGCGGACACCAACAACGGCCATT GTGGCGGAGAtctttttttagatttatttgaCCCATTCGATATTCTTTGTGATTTAAActacaaattcaaacaactagAAGGACCACCAATTCCACAACCTAAAGTCAAGATCTACAATGACAGG AATACTTTTCCCAGGAACTTTTCCAACGATCCATCGTTACTCGGTGATTGTATCGGAGAGCTTCATCTTCAGCATTATTCTACCAGCGCACCTGTGGGTTGGCTCATATCTGTTGTTCCTGAAACGATGAT TCGACTAAAAATTTTGCACTTCAACGAGGAGCGAGTCGGTTCTTACAAATGTTCAGTTACCGATCAAGATGGAGCAGAATACACTGCTGAAGCTACTGTTACGTATGCAG ACATCCAGGCACCAAATATAACTAACTGCCCGATGGACCAAACAGTGTTGGCAGAAGTTGATAGCAACTCCGCCATAGTCAGCTGGACGAACCCAACAATAATTGACAATTCAGGTCAACCAGTTCTTTTAGAATCAACTCGAGAATCAGGGGAGAGATTTAGCATTGGAAATTATGACATCTTCATGTGGGCTTGGGATCAGTCCAATAATACAGCGCTTTGCAATTTTTCGGTAATTGTTGCTGGACTCGAAGAAAACG GTGGAACAAAATATTTACCAGTCTATGTATGGTCAATGATACTAACGAGTATGGTTGTCATTATTCTAATCCTGCTGGTGTATATTGCGAAAAAGCAATGGCCTTACGTATCTGTAGATGGAAACGACCGAGAGTTTGAAGATTATCTTCAG GAACATTTACCAAAAGAAGCGTTTGCTTGGAATGTTGAGAGAAAAGCCTTGAAGATACTAGAGGACGAACCCATTGGCGTCGGGGAGTATGGACGAGTCTACAAAGCTAGATTGAGAATAAATGGAAGAGAACGAGTAGTCGCCGCTAAAACTCTCTGCGAAAGTGGGTCAAAATTCTCCTAA